Proteins encoded together in one Pseudomonadota bacterium window:
- a CDS encoding transposase yields MAQPGLPLKKGRVATMTHDYKRHGTSTLFAALDVITGSVIAECTKRHRHQEFLIFLKTAEKQTPKDKALHVITDNYSTHKHQKVNK; encoded by the coding sequence ATGGCGCAACCTGGATTGCCTTTAAAGAAGGGACGAGTGGCAACAATGACGCATGACTACAAGCGTCATGGCACCAGTACATTATTTGCGGCGCTTGATGTCATCACCGGGAGCGTCATTGCTGAGTGCACAAAGAGACACCGGCATCAGGAGTTTCTCATTTTCTTAAAGACGGCGGAAAAACAAACGCCAAAGGACAAAGCGCTTCACGTTATCACGGATAACTACTCCACACATAAACATCAGAAAGTAAATAAATGA